The sequence below is a genomic window from Alphaproteobacteria bacterium.
TGCCAAGATTGTTTTTTATTTTATTTCATGTGGTTAGTTACTGGGCGTGCAAAAAAATGCGCATTTTGTGCTAACCTTCAAACCAGCTTGGGGGCGTTTTTACCCAGAACTTGGCATAGAAATGGCATAGGCAAGGTATGGTTTGGCCACCACTGTTGGTTGCGAAAGCCAAATAACATATTGAAAGACCTAATTTTTTTCTTTCAAGAAGTTGTTAACCATGTTTTTGTTAAAGTGTTAACATCTAAAAGGCTTTCCGCCGTTCTATCTCCGGTAGGCCGTTTTCCCAAAAGGATTTTCTGCGTGGCTAAAAAAGAAGAAAAAAAAGCTGAAGAGAAGGACGATAAGAAAGTCGCAGCACCAGAAGGCAAAGAAGGCGCGGAAGGCGAAGCGACGGAAGGCGCCGAAGGCGGGAAAAAGAAACTCGATAAGAAAATGATCATCATCATTGCGGCTGCCGCAGTGTTGTTGTTGGGTGGTGGTGCTGCGGCGTTGGTATTCACTGGCGTGCTGGGCGGTAAAAAGCCGGAAGCGGCAGCGGCCGATGGCCACGGTGAAGCAGCAAAAGAAGATGGTCACGGTGAAGCCAAGGATGATGGCCATGGCGGCAAAGAAGATGGAAAAAAAAGTGAACATGGCCCCATTTTTTATGATATGGGCGAAGTAGTTGTGAATTTACAAACGGATGGCAAGCGCCAGATATTCTTAAAGCTGGTGATGCAACTGGAGCTGGAAGCAGAAGAAGACAAAGCGGTTATTGAAAAAATCAAACCGCGCATTATTGATAATTTCCAGACGTATTTACGTGAATTGCGCCTTGATGATTTGCGTGGTTCTGCAGGGCTTTACCGCTTACGTGAAGAATTGCTGTTCCGCGTTACTGAAGCGGCGCAACCAGTTAAAGTTAAAGACGTACTGATCCAGCAAATGCTGGTGCAATGATGAATGTGAATGGGGGCCTCCTGTGACGCCTGCTGATGATAAACCACCTGGTGGTGAACAAATGAGCGAAGAAGAACGCATGGCCGCCGAATGGGCTGCCATGTCGGGTGATGGCGCTGCTGCGCCTGCCGGCGGAGATGATATGGCCGCCGCGATGGCTGATATGGGCGGCGATACCCGTGTCTTAAGCCAGAATGAAATCGACAGCTTGCTGGGTTTTGGCGGCGCGGATGATGGCGATGAAAACAAAGGCATCATGGCGCTGGTTAACTCCGCGCTTGTGAACTATGAACGCTTGCCGATGCTCGAAGTGGTCTTTGACCGCTTGGTGCGTATGATGTCCACATCGCTTCGCAACTTCACATCTGACAACGTAGAAGTCAGCCTTGACCAAATCTCGTCGGTACGTTTTGGCGATTATCTAAATTCTATCCCATTGCCTGCGATGCTTGCCGTATTTAAGGCCGAAGAGTGGGATAATTTCGGGTTGATGGTCGTTGATAGCGCA
It includes:
- a CDS encoding flagellar basal body-associated FliL family protein, yielding MAKKEEKKAEEKDDKKVAAPEGKEGAEGEATEGAEGGKKKLDKKMIIIIAAAAVLLLGGGAAALVFTGVLGGKKPEAAAADGHGEAAKEDGHGEAKDDGHGGKEDGKKSEHGPIFYDMGEVVVNLQTDGKRQIFLKLVMQLELEAEEDKAVIEKIKPRIIDNFQTYLRELRLDDLRGSAGLYRLREELLFRVTEAAQPVKVKDVLIQQMLVQ